A single Methanocaldococcus bathoardescens DNA region contains:
- a CDS encoding V-type proton ATPase subunit E has protein sequence MGVDKIKSKILEDAKAEANKIISEAEAEKAKILEKAKEEAEKRKAEILKKGEKEAEMTKSRIISEAKLEAKKKLLEAKEEIIDMAIEKLKEELVKLPEQPEYKDKLVNLIRDGAVSLGGGELVVRLNRRDMDIIDDATLWYLEKEVENMTKKVTVLKKGEPVDITGGCVIETADGLKSLDNSLEAIFNRNLNVIRARITEKLF, from the coding sequence ATGGGAGTTGATAAAATAAAATCAAAGATATTGGAAGATGCTAAAGCAGAGGCAAATAAAATAATCTCAGAAGCTGAAGCAGAAAAAGCTAAAATCTTAGAAAAAGCAAAAGAAGAAGCAGAAAAGAGAAAAGCAGAGATATTAAAGAAAGGAGAAAAAGAAGCAGAAATGACTAAGAGTAGAATTATTTCAGAGGCAAAATTAGAGGCAAAGAAAAAGTTATTGGAAGCTAAGGAAGAGATTATAGATATGGCAATAGAAAAATTAAAAGAAGAGCTTGTTAAACTGCCTGAACAACCAGAATATAAAGATAAATTAGTAAACTTAATAAGAGATGGAGCTGTCTCATTAGGAGGAGGAGAGTTAGTTGTAAGATTAAACAGAAGGGATATGGATATTATTGATGATGCAACATTGTGGTATTTAGAAAAAGAAGTAGAAAACATGACAAAGAAAGTAACTGTATTGAAGAAGGGAGAGCCAGTAGATATTACTGGAGGATGTGTAATAGAAACTGCTGATGGATTGAAATCATTAGACAATAGCTTAGAAGCGATATTCAACAGGAACTTAAATGTAATTAGGGCGAGAATTACAGAGAAGTTATTCTAA
- a CDS encoding V-type ATP synthase subunit C: MAINIETLLNLETLYSTLMTYFDNPLTLLIVIATVIIVLIVIVWITKMVIDLAPYAYVNARIRSREARLLDDAKLNELIESGSLEELVGLLEDTDYGQYVVEVMNELKDPVAVEKALDMYLADLYALIYRISPDNAKKVLKVFAKKFDIKNIKTLIRAKFVGLNAEETYSLLIPLGNIPVEKLKELSEVKTVEEVIRGLDGTEYFKVLQEELSNYEQTSNIIGFELALDKYYLESLRKTIMTEGKEEDIFREFVGTLIDVENLKVILKGKADGLSADELSRYVSLTGYELASWKLKDLMSAGGIEGVLSGLEGTSYAEVLSEAMEEFEKTKSIYAFEKALDKFVLEKGKKLSTRKPFGVGPIIGLIVSKELEVKNLKVIIKGKIENLKPEEIRSLLISL; the protein is encoded by the coding sequence ATGGCGATAAACATAGAGACGTTATTAAATTTGGAAACATTGTATTCAACATTAATGACATATTTTGACAATCCTCTCACTTTACTCATTGTTATAGCAACTGTCATCATTGTTCTTATTGTGATTGTATGGATTACAAAGATGGTTATTGATTTAGCTCCTTATGCTTATGTCAATGCAAGAATAAGAAGTAGGGAAGCAAGATTACTTGATGATGCTAAGTTGAATGAATTGATAGAATCTGGTAGCTTAGAGGAATTGGTTGGACTATTAGAAGATACTGATTATGGGCAGTATGTTGTAGAGGTTATGAATGAATTAAAAGACCCTGTTGCTGTTGAAAAGGCATTAGATATGTATTTAGCTGACTTGTATGCTTTAATATATAGAATATCCCCAGACAACGCAAAGAAAGTTTTAAAAGTATTTGCTAAGAAATTTGACATCAAAAATATAAAAACATTGATTAGAGCTAAGTTTGTTGGATTAAATGCTGAAGAAACATACAGCTTATTAATCCCGTTAGGAAACATACCAGTTGAAAAATTAAAAGAATTATCTGAAGTCAAAACAGTAGAAGAGGTTATTAGAGGTTTAGACGGCACAGAATACTTTAAGGTATTGCAGGAAGAGTTATCAAATTATGAGCAAACATCTAACATAATAGGGTTTGAATTGGCATTAGATAAGTATTACTTGGAAAGTTTAAGAAAGACAATAATGACTGAGGGTAAAGAGGAGGACATCTTTAGAGAGTTTGTAGGAACATTAATTGATGTAGAAAACTTAAAAGTTATATTAAAAGGTAAAGCTGATGGTTTGTCAGCAGATGAACTCAGCAGATATGTATCTTTAACTGGCTATGAATTAGCTTCATGGAAGTTGAAGGATTTAATGAGTGCTGGTGGAATAGAGGGAGTTTTAAGTGGTTTGGAAGGGACAAGTTATGCTGAAGTTCTATCTGAAGCAATGGAAGAATTTGAAAAAACAAAATCCATATATGCCTTTGAAAAGGCATTAGATAAATTCGTATTAGAAAAGGGTAAGAAGTTATCAACAAGAAAACCATTTGGTGTTGGACCAATTATTGGTTTAATTGTTAGCAAAGAGCTTGAAGTTAAAAATCTTAAGGTAATAATTAAAGGTAAAATAGAAAACTTAAAGCCAGAAGAAATCAGAAGCTTGCTCATATCTTTATAG
- a CDS encoding V-type ATP synthase subunit F has protein sequence MKVGVVGDRETAIGFRLAGLTDVYEVKNDEEAVKAINELANNENIAFIIITERIAESIKDKIKNIDKVIVEIPDKHGKLDRIDPVKELIRKAIGVSMK, from the coding sequence ATGAAAGTTGGTGTTGTTGGCGATAGAGAAACAGCCATTGGTTTTAGATTGGCTGGTTTAACTGATGTTTATGAAGTTAAGAATGATGAAGAGGCAGTTAAAGCTATTAATGAACTTGCAAACAATGAAAATATTGCCTTTATAATTATCACAGAAAGAATAGCTGAAAGTATAAAAGATAAGATAAAAAATATAGATAAGGTTATTGTTGAAATCCCAGATAAGCATGGTAAGCTCGATAGAATAGACCCAGTTAAAGAGTTAATAAGAAAAGCAATTGGAGTTTCAATGAAATAA